The Bacteroidales bacterium genome has a segment encoding these proteins:
- a CDS encoding ATP-binding cassette domain-containing protein produces the protein MAAVIVNIINGSITIKKQPVLENITITIEEGDFWYFLGRTGSGKTSLLKALYGEIAITAEKAEVAGFNLLKLKQKQIPYLRRKMGMVFQDFQLLSDRSIYKNLEFVLQATGWNKKNQIEKRIIEVLEMVDMLSHIHKMPHQLSGGEQQKVCIARALLNMPTLLLFDEPTGNLDPISSEEVLKIIMNLKQLGKTIIMATHDVLMVEKFPASIAWFHDRSISVLKKSDLSSILNSYQ, from the coding sequence ATGGCAGCAGTTATAGTAAATATTATCAATGGAAGTATTACTATTAAAAAACAACCAGTTCTTGAAAACATTACGATCACCATTGAGGAAGGGGATTTCTGGTATTTTCTAGGTAGGACTGGAAGTGGAAAAACAAGCTTATTGAAAGCTTTATATGGAGAAATAGCTATCACTGCGGAAAAGGCTGAAGTTGCTGGATTTAATCTACTTAAACTAAAACAAAAACAAATTCCGTATTTAAGAAGGAAAATGGGAATGGTTTTTCAAGATTTTCAACTTTTATCAGATAGAAGTATTTACAAAAATCTTGAATTTGTTTTACAAGCTACAGGATGGAACAAAAAAAATCAAATTGAAAAACGCATCATTGAAGTATTGGAAATGGTCGATATGCTCTCTCATATTCACAAAATGCCACATCAATTATCTGGCGGAGAACAACAGAAGGTTTGCATAGCAAGGGCATTACTCAACATGCCAACGTTGCTTTTGTTTGATGAACCTACTGGTAACCTCGATCCTATTTCCTCAGAAGAAGTATTAAAAATAATCATGAATCTCAAACAGCTCGGAAAAACCATCATCATGGCTACCCACGATGTTCTCATGGTCGAAAAATTTCCTGCATCCATTGCATGGTTTCATGATCGTAGTATTTCTGTTCTTAAGAAAAGCGATTTGAGTTCTATTTTAAATTCATATCAATAA